The Microcella flavibacter DNA segment GGCGGGCTCACGCGCTCCGAGTCGGCGAGGCCTCCGGGCGTGCATCGACCGTCGCTCGCGAGCCGCCAGAGCACGCCGAGCTGACTGTCGGTGACGCCCTCGCCGCCGCGCTCGGCGCGGATACGGCGGGCCACCTTCTGGATGAGCACGCGCAGCTCTTCGTGGGGATCGGTTGCGCTGGACATCGTTGCTTAGCGTAGGTCATTAGCCTGGCGAACGACTGAGTGCGGGTGGGGGCGTGCGCCCGGGTGCCGGGATGCTCTGCGCCGGTACTCTGGGGGCAGGAGGCCTCTCATGCCCAAGTTCATCGTCGAGCGGCAGCACCGCACGTTCACCGACGCGCAGGGCGTCGTCGTCCATTTCTACGTGTGGATGCCCGGCAAGCCCCGCGCGGCGGTGCAGCTCGCCCACGGGGTGGGCGAGCACGCTCTGCGGTACGAGGTGCTCGCGCAGGAGCTGGTGAACGCGGGCTACGCGGTCTTCGCCGACGACCACCGGGGCCACGGAGCGACCGGGGTCGAGATGACGGGCGGCGATTCCTCGCGCATGGGTCGTCTGGGCCCGGGCGGGCTGCGGGCGACGATCGCCGACCTGCGCCAGCTCTCGGGGCTGATCCGCGCCGAGCTGCCGGGGGTGCCGCTGGTGCTGCTGGGGCATTCGTGGGGTTCGTTGATGGCGCAGATCATCCTGAACTCCTCGGCGGATGACTACGACGCGGCGGTGCTGACGGGTACGAGCTACCGCATGCCGGGCTTCATGAACGCGGGCGACTTGAACGCTCGTCATGCTCACTTGGGCGCGACGGGTGCGGAGTGGTTGAGCCGCGACCCGGAGGTGGCGCGGTTGTTCGCGGAGGATCCGTTGACGTTCGACGCGGACATCCTGAAGCTGTTCGGCCCTGCCGACGGCCTGCGCCTCTACGGCCGCCCGCGTCGCCTGGCCCGGGATCTGCCGCTGCTGATCATGGTCGGCGCCGACGATTCGTTGAGCGGCGAGCGCGGCGCGGCCCGCCTGGCGGAGGAGTATCTGCGCCGCGGCGGCCTGAGCGACGTCGAGCTGATCGTCTACGACGACGCTCGGCACGAGATCTTCAACGAGCTCAATCAGGAGGAGGTCCGCGCGGACCTGCTGCGCTGGTTGGGGCAGCGCGTGCTGACACCGGCGGGCTGAGCGCGCCCACTCGACCCTCTTTGCCCGCCCACCGCGCCCGCGTCGCGCGCCTGTCCGTGTGCCGCGCCGTCCGCGCGGCCCTTCGACCGGCCCGCCGGGGGCGGAGAGTTTCCTCGCCGGCTCTGTAAGCGGAAGCTTCCACAACCGCGGCGGGTTGCGGAAGCTTCCACAACCGCGGCGGGTTGCGGAAGCTTCCGCTTACACATCTCTGACGAAAACCAGCGCCCGTCGACGGCATCGTCTTCGCTCTCCGGCGGGACTTTCCCTCGTCGCTATGTGCGCTCAAGGCTCCACAACCATCCAGGGTTGCGTCGCGCTCCGAGCGGCCGGCTCAGCCGAGCGCGAGCACGAGCGAGCAGGCCGCGGGCACGACGCAGACGGGCGTCATCACGGCCCGTTCGAGGTGGCTGCGCGAGTCGGCGGTCAGTGGCCGCTGCCGCCGGGCAGCGACACGGCGGTGAGCAGGATCACGCTCGGCTCGAGCGCTTCGACGCGATGCCGCGCATCCGGAATGCGCACCAGGAGGCCCGGCTGGGCCTCGACCACGCGTCCGGTACCGACCTCCCGGCCGTCGACGACGTGCGGCGCGATGGTGACGACGCGCACCGCGCCGCGCAGCACCTGGAGGACGGCCTCGCCGGGGTTGTCGTGCTCGGGCAGCTCGGCGCCGGCGGCGAAGCCGATCGCCATGAGGCGCAGCGTGCCGAAGCCGAGGTCGACGGGGTGCATTGCCCGGCCGTCGGCGGAGGCCTGCGCCTCCTCGAGGAGGTAGTCGGCCAGCAGCGTGAGGTCGTGCGCGAGGGGGTCCATGGGCGAACGGTACGCCCACCCGGCGACATCGGCGCGACTCGGCCAGCGCTCGGCCGGACATCACCCCGCTCGGGTTGTGGAGCCGTGAGCGCACATAACGCCAGCAGATTCCCCCGCGCCGCAGACGCGGCCGGCCAGTGCACGAGCCGTCCGCGCCCGGCGCTGCTCCCCACCCTGCGCCCGCGCCGTCAGACCGCGCGGACCCGGTCGACCGGCCCCACTACCCTGAACCCCATGCTCGCCCCCTTCGTCAGCGTCGCCGACCTCCGCAGCCTGTGCGACACGGCCCGCCACCTCGTCGTCGTCGACTCCCGCTGGTACCTCGACGGCCGCGGCGCCCGCGACGTCTACGCGCACGGGCACCTGCCGGGCGCCCGGTTCGTCGACTTGGACGCGGCGCTCGCCGCCCCGCCGACCCTCACGCAGGGCCGGCACCCGCTGCCCGCCCCCGCCGACTTCGCCCGCGCCATGACCGCGCTCGGCATCGGCGACGACAGCACCGTGGTCGTCTACGACGACGCCGGGGGAGTGATCGCGGCGCGGCTGGTGTGGATGCTCCGGACCCTGGGGCTCGAGGCCGCCGTGCTCGACGGCGGCATCGCGGCGTGGGACGGCCCGCTCGAGCACGGCGACGCGAGCACCGTCGAGGCCGCGCGCGCTGCCGGCGCCGACGGCGACGCCAGCGGCACGGCCACCGACGGCGCGTCCGGCAGCGAGGCCGCGGCAGCGGCATCCTTCACCGAGCGCCCCTGGCCGGATGCCGCTCTCGCCTCGATCGACGACACCCAGCAGGCCGCCGCCGACGGCAGCGCCCTAGTGCTCGACGCCCGCACCGCCGACCGCTTCGCGGGCGACGCCGAACCCGTCGACGCCCGCGCAGGCCACATCCCCGGAGCGGCGAACCTCTCCGTGCGCGACCACGTCGACGGCGAGGGCCGGCTGCTGCCCGTGGACGAGCTGCGCGCCCGCCTCGAGCACGCGGGCGCCGGCGAGCGCCCCGTCATCAGCTACTGCGGCTCGGGCGTCACCGCCTGCCACACGCTGCTCGTGCTCGAGCACGTGGGGCTGCCGGCGGGGCGGCTGTTCCCGGGCAGCTGGTCGCAGTACGCGGGCGACGCGAGCCGGCCGGTCGCGACCGGCGCCTGACCCGAGCGGAGCATCCCGCCCCAGCGAGCGCTGACGCCGCCCGCGTAGGCTCGCTCCCATGCATGGTGAGTACAAGGTCCCCGGTGGAAAGCTCGTCGTCGTCGACCTCGAGGTGGTCGACGGCCTGATCCGCGAGTTCCGTCTGGCGGGCGACTTCTTCGTCGAGCCGGATGAGACGATCGGCGCGATCGAGCGGGCCGTCGACGGCATGTCGGCCGACTCGGACGGCAACGGGCTGCGGACGAGCATCCAGGCCGCAATCCCCGAGGGCGCGGTGCTGCTCGGTTTCAGCGCCGAGGCGGTGGCGACGACGATCCGCCGCGCGCTGTCGGAGGCGACGAGCTTCACCGACTACGAGTGGGAGCTCGTCGTGGGTCCGCCGTTGACGCCGCAGCAGCAGATGGCGGCCGACCAGGTGCTCGCCGAGGAGGTCGGCCTCGGCACGCGCGGCCCGACGCTGCGCATCTGGGAGTGGGAGCGCCCGGCCGTCGTCATCGGCTCGTTCCAGTCGGTGAAGAACGAGGTCGACATGGAGAACGCGGCGAAGTACGGCTTCGAGGTCGTGCGCCGCATCTCGGGCGGCGGCGCCATGTTCATGGAGGCCGGCAGCGTCATCACCTATTCGCTGTACGCGCCGGCCGAGCTGGTGCAGGGCATGAGCTTCGCCGAGTCGTACGCGTTCCTCGACGAGTGGGTCATCGAGGGTCTGAAGAAGCTGGGCATCGAGGCCAGCTACCAGCCGCTCAACGACATCACGTCGACGAAGGGCAAGATCGGCGGCGCCGCGCAGAAGCGCCTCGGCGCCGGAGCCGTCCTCCACCACGTCACCATGAGCTACGACATGGACGGCGACCGCATGGTCGAGGTGCTGCGCATCGGCCGCGAGAAGCTCAGCGACAAGGGCGTGAAGAGCGCGAACAAGCGCGTCGACCCGCTGAAATCGCAGACCGGGATGCCCCGCGAGCAGATCCTCGACGCCCTGGTCTCGACGTTCCGAGGGCTGAACGGTCTCACGGAGGGCGCGATCACGCCGGCCGAGATGCAGCGCATCGACGAGCTCGTCGAGCAGAAGTTCGGCACGGAGGAGTGGCTCTACCGGGTGCCGTAGCGCGGGTCACTCCGCCCGCCCGCCCGCTCGCCCGCTCCGTCCGTCTAGCCGTCCGCCTTCCCGCCGGCCGCCCGCCGGTCGCGCTCGCCTGCTCGACTGCGTCGCCGCGGGGGTGCGGCAATGCCCCCTCCGCCGACCTCGCGCTCACCGTCGCTGCCGCCGCGACCCAGCGGCGTCGATCCGCGGCCGATCGGTCGGCAGCAGTGAGGCCGACATAAGGCCGACACCGCGTCGAATCGACCCAGGGCGCCCGCGCTCAGGTCGCGAACTCGTCGAGCCACGTCGAGCGCAGCCGCAGCGTGCGCTCGAGCCCGCCGAGCACCGCGCCAGCGCCGACCGCGACGCCGACCTCGAGCGGAATCCGCACCGGCCGCTCGACCACTCCGATCGCCTCGACCACGGGTGGGATGCTCGCCAACTGCATCAGCAGCTCGTAGCCTCCCACCACGACGCCGATGAGCACGGCGGCGAGCGCGAGCGCTCCGACGAGGCGGCTCGCCGCCGGGTGGGCGCGGTCGAAGCGCGCCCGGCGCCCCTCGGCCGAAGCCGGCAGCGGCGTGAGAACGCGCTCGGGCGTGCGCCCGTCCGACGGCACGAAGTGGCAGCGGCGCAGCCCGATCGAGTTCACCGCGACCTCGATCGCGCCGCCCTCGACGGGGAACGCCGTCGGCAGCGTCGACACTGCAGCGAGCGCGCCATCGCGGTAGAGGCGGGCGCGCACGGCGCCGTCGGTGCGGTCTCCGGCGTGCCGCACGTCGACCGTGTACCGCGCGAGACGCCCCGGGTCGGGCGGCAGCTCGAACACCGAGCGGCTCAGCAGCTGCCACCAGCGGAACCGCGGCAGCGGGCTCCCGTCGCCGGGCTTCGCGCGGCGGGCGTTGATCCGCTGCAACCAGGTGGGCATCGGGCCGGTCCTCTCGTCCAAGTAGTACAGTGTGCTAACGAATGAGGGCGACACTAGCACACCGTACTAACGCAGCGTGTCGGCCGTGATGGCAGGAGACCGATGGCCGACGAGACCCCGAGCGCGTCGAGCGCGCCGAGCACCCCGGGCACCCCGACCACCCCGAGCACCCTGACCACGCGCGACCGCATCCTCATCGCGGCCGCGGAGATGGTCGGCGAGGATCCGGCGGCGCGGCTCAGCGTGCGCGCGGTCGCGGCCCGCGCCGGGGTGAGCGTCGGCTCGTTGCGCCACTTCTTCCCCGATCAGCGGGCGCTGCTGGACGAGGTGCTCGAGGGCATGTTCCGCCTCGTGATGCCCGACGGCGACATCGACGACGCGACGCTGCCCGCGCAGGAGCGGCTGATGGCGGGCCTGCGTCAGATCCTCGACCGCGCGGGGGTCGCGGAATCCGCGCGCGAGCTCTGGCGCACCACGCTGCGCGCCTACGTCGAGGAGGCGCCGCCGGCGAGCACGGTCGAGAGCTACCTCGCGCTCGAGAGCGCGGCCCGCCGCCGCATCGAGGGCTGGCTGGCGACGCTCTCCGAGGAGGGCGCGCTCGTCGACGGCGACCGCGAGGCCCAGGCGCGCTTCCTGTCGAGCGTCGTCAACGGCCTCTCCGTCGAGCGGGCCCTGCCGATGGATGCCGCTGCCGCAGCCGCGGAGGCCACCACCCTGCGCCTCGCGGTGTCGGCGGTCGTGCGCGAGCGGCAGACTGGCCGCGACGAGAGAGGAACCCCCCGATGACCTTCACGACCGAGCGCGTCGAGTTCACCGGCTCGCAGGGCGACCGCCTCGCGGCCCGCCTCGAGCTGCCGATCGGCACGCCCCGCGCCTACGCCCTCTTCGCCCACTGCTTCACCTGCGGCAAGGACGCCGTCGCCGCCAGCCGCATCGCCCGCGCCCTCACGACCGAGGGCATCGCGGTGCTGCGGTTCGACTTCACCGGGCTCGGGCAGTCGGGCGGCGACTTCGCCAACTCGACGTTCTCGAGCAACATCGACGACCTGCTGAGCGCCGCCGACTTCCTGCGCGACGAGCACCGTGCGCCGAGCATCCTCATCGGGCATTCGCTCGGCGGAGCCGCCGTGCTCGCCGCCGCCAGCCGCATCGCCGAGGTGAGCGCGGTCGTCACCATCGGGGCGCCGGCCGATCCGCAGCACGTCGTGCACCTGCTCGGCGACGACGTGACAGCCATCGAGCGCGACGGCGAAGCCGAGGTCGACCTCGGCGGGCGGCCGTTCCGCATCCGCCGGCAGTTCCTGCACGACCTCGAGCAGCAGCCGCAGCTCGACCGCATCGCCGCGCTCGACGCCGCCCTGCTCGTCATGCACTCGCCCGTCGACGACACCGTCGCAATCGACGACGCGCGCGTCATCTTCGAGGCGGCGCGGCATCCGAAGTCGTTCGTCGCCCTCGACGGCGCCGACCACCTGCTCACCGACCGCGCCGACGCCGAGTACGCGGCCGGCATCATCGGCGCGTGGGTGGGCCGGTACGCGGGCCTGCCCGCCCCCGCTGACACGGCTCGGGATGCTGCGCCCGCGCTCCCCGAAGGGCACGTCCGCGTGGCCGAAGTGGCCCCCGACGGCTTCGCGCAGACCGTCACGGCGGGGGGCCACCTGTTCGCCGCCGACGAGCCGCACCCGATCGGCACCGACTCGGGAGCGAACCCCTACGAGCTGCTGCTCGCCGGCCTCGGCGCGTGCACGTCGATGACGATCCGCATGTACGCGAACCGCAAGAAGTGGCCGCTCGAGCACGTGAGCGTCGATCTCAGCCACTCGCGCACGCACGCCAACGACTGCGAGCGCTGCGACGAGTCGACGCAGGCCCTCGAGCACATCGACCGCACCATCACCCTGGTCGGTGAGCTCACCGACGAGCAGCGCGCGGCGATCCTCGTCATCGCGGACAAGTGCCCGGTGCACCGCACGCTGCACGCCGGGGTGGTGGTGTCGACGCGGCTCGGCGGCTCCTAGGCCGCATCGCTCGGGCGCGTGATGCGCAGGATGAGCCGGTCGGCGAGGGTCTCGCCGGGGGCGAGGCGGCTCTCGGCGTGGCGGCGCTCCATGGCGATGATGGCGTCGAACTCGGTGCCGTACTTGGCGCGGAACGCATCGACGGCGTGGGGGAAGGCGCTGTCCTCTCCGGCGATCTCGGCGCGAGCATCCACTGTCGGTGCGTCGGGGGCGACGGCGCCCATGCGTCCGCAGACGGTGAGCTGCACCCGCGGATCGTTGCGCAGGCGCTTGACCTTGCCGCTCGCTGGGGGAGTGGTGACGAGCAGGGCGTCGCCGTCGCGCACCACCCAGACCGTCGTCGGCACGCGCACGCCGCTGCGGCGGAACGTCGAGAGCAGCACGAAGTCGGCGTCGCCGAGGGCGCTCCACTGCGCGTCGGTCGGCGCGGTCGCGGCGGGGGTGGGGGCGTGCTCGGTCACGGGGCTCCTGGGGGTCGGCGGCACGTCACCCTAGCGGCCGCGGGTGGCCGGCTCGGGGTGAGTGCGACCGGCACGCTCACGCCTCGATCGTGCCCGCGATGACGGTCGTCGTCGTGCCGCCGACCCAGACCGCGCCGGCTTCGTCGACCTCGAGCGCGACGATGCCCGACCGCTGGCGCAGTCCCCGATCAGCGGCCGACTTGGCACGAGTTCCGGTCCGAGGCGTTTTATCGGGTTGGCGAATCGTCAAGCAACATCTGGGCCATCACTGCAGAGCGTCCGGTGCCGGGCCAGCCGGCTTGTCCCATATCGCTTCGTACTGACCGCTCACAGCCGGCCAAAGCAGCGCTCGCGCATCCTGGAGGTCGCGAATATCTGAGGTTTTAGAATCGAGGATGACAAAGTCGTGCGGAATCAACCGCCCGGCCCTATCCGTACGGCCTTCAGGATCGGGAAACCGGACAGCGATGGTGCCTCCTGACCGTCTGAAGGCCACCGGAGAGGCTTCGATCCCTGCGAACGCCGCTTCGTAGATTTCCAAGGGGTTCGTAACTCCTCCAGTGGAGATGAATCGGAAACCCCATGTCCTTCCGCGCGTTGCCCAGATAAAGATCACTTGGGGCTTTCTAGCAGCACCCGCTCTTCGACGGCGCGGTCGAGGTCAAGCCGAAAGCCGAGCAGTACGGCGGTGAGGAAGTCGTGACGCTCTAGCGCCTTTTCATAGGCTTCTTGCACCTTGGCGGTCCCGTGCTCAAGCACGGGTTCAGAGAGGAAAGACGCCAAGACGGCAACGAGCTTGAACTTCCCCGACAGGTTGAGTCCACCCAGGAACGAGACGGCAGTACCCGCGTTCTTCATCAACTCAGTGGCGACCTTTCCGCCGGAGCGGAGCGCTTTTGCCCATCGAACGTTGCGCGAAAGGGGCAACATCGCGGCGATAGGCAGAATCAACCGCACGCCAATCTGTCGGTCGACATCAATTTTTCCGGGTTGGAATTGCGCCGAGGAAAGCAAGACGAAGTCCTCACCGAGGGAGAACGCCTCGGGCTCTTCAGCGAACGCCGCTAGCTCGTTCTGGAGCAAGTTGATCTCCTGGCCGACCTTCTCGACCAGCAGGTCTCGGAACTCCGTCACGTTCATTTCCGGCAGCAGGTCCGCCTTCGACAAGCCGAACGTCCAAACGCGAGGGAACCGCGCAAGCCGTTGACCATCGGGTAGCAATTCACTTCGAACGCGAGAGACGTGCCGCGTGTAGTTCGCGAGCAGAGCCTTCAGGTAACGCTCTTCCTCTCCGGCGTTGACCAGCAAGTTCTGCGCGTCGACGAGAAGTATCGCCACGTCCGCGCCCACAAGCTCGCTGAAGGTGTCGGCACGCCGCTTCAGCTCCTCCGGCGTGGAGGGGTCCTCTTCGAGCCACTCGCCTGGGTAATCGTGCCAAACAAGACGCAGTTCCTCCTTGCCGGAAGGCTTACCCCTTTTCACTGCCGTAGGCCGCTGCCTCACCGAGAACACGTACTTCGTCGCCGAAAACCGATTCGTTGCTGGAGTGGTGGCGGTTTTCTTCATGCCGAGGAAGTTTTGGTGGAGACGGCGGCCTTGTGCGGTGTCGGTGGCGTCGATGCCGTAAAGACTCTCGTTCAAAAATTCCGGCTCTAGGGCAGCCCCGTAGAACGATGAAAGGAGGACTGTCTTGCCGCTGCCGGATTCGCCGAACACGGCAATTTGCTGCTCTCGAGCAACCTTGGAAGGCTTCATGACTTGACGATAAGGGACCGTTGATCCCCTCGCGATCATCCGAGAGCGCCAGCCTGCATCGGCGCAGCCGGTAGCTGCTCTTGTCACGCCTCGATCGTGCCCGCGATGACGGTGGTCGTCGCCCCGCCGACCCAGACCGCGCCGGCCTCATCGACCTCAAGCGTGACGACGCCCGACCGGCCGAGCCGGGTGCCCTGCGTGGCCGTCCACAGCCCACCGGCCGGCGCGAGCCCGTTATGCACGAGCCACTGCGCGACGGAGGCGTGCAGGCTGCCGGTGACCGGATCCTCCGCGACGTCGATGCGGGGGGCGAAGGCGCGCAGCTCGTAGGCGTGGCCGGCGCGGGCCCGCTCCGAGCCCGGCGGGTGGGTGCCGAGCACCCCGAGCATCACGTCGGGCAAGCCCGAGAAGTCGGGCGCGAGGTCGAGCACCTGCTGCGCGTCGGCCAGGCGCAGTGCCGACCATCCCGGACCGTTGTCGACCCACTGGTGCCCGATCACCTGTTCGCGGTCGATGCCGAGCGCGTTGACGAACCGCGACAGCGCGGGCTCGTCGATCGGGCCGCTGCGTCGGGTCGGCGGGGCGGCGAACGCCAGGCGCTGCCCGTCGCGGCGCACCTCGATGAGCCCGGCCATGCACTCCTGCACCACGACCCCCTCGTCGCGCGGGCGCCCACCGTGCTCGAGCCACGCGTGC contains these protein-coding regions:
- a CDS encoding sulfurtransferase, which encodes MLAPFVSVADLRSLCDTARHLVVVDSRWYLDGRGARDVYAHGHLPGARFVDLDAALAAPPTLTQGRHPLPAPADFARAMTALGIGDDSTVVVYDDAGGVIAARLVWMLRTLGLEAAVLDGGIAAWDGPLEHGDASTVEAARAAGADGDASGTATDGASGSEAAAAASFTERPWPDAALASIDDTQQAAADGSALVLDARTADRFAGDAEPVDARAGHIPGAANLSVRDHVDGEGRLLPVDELRARLEHAGAGERPVISYCGSGVTACHTLLVLEHVGLPAGRLFPGSWSQYAGDASRPVATGA
- a CDS encoding TRAFAC clade GTPase domain-containing protein, with product MKPSKVAREQQIAVFGESGSGKTVLLSSFYGAALEPEFLNESLYGIDATDTAQGRRLHQNFLGMKKTATTPATNRFSATKYVFSVRQRPTAVKRGKPSGKEELRLVWHDYPGEWLEEDPSTPEELKRRADTFSELVGADVAILLVDAQNLLVNAGEEERYLKALLANYTRHVSRVRSELLPDGQRLARFPRVWTFGLSKADLLPEMNVTEFRDLLVEKVGQEINLLQNELAAFAEEPEAFSLGEDFVLLSSAQFQPGKIDVDRQIGVRLILPIAAMLPLSRNVRWAKALRSGGKVATELMKNAGTAVSFLGGLNLSGKFKLVAVLASFLSEPVLEHGTAKVQEAYEKALERHDFLTAVLLGFRLDLDRAVEERVLLESPK
- a CDS encoding cupin domain-containing protein yields the protein MDPLAHDLTLLADYLLEEAQASADGRAMHPVDLGFGTLRLMAIGFAAGAELPEHDNPGEAVLQVLRGAVRVVTIAPHVVDGREVGTGRVVEAQPGLLVRIPDARHRVEALEPSVILLTAVSLPGGSGH
- a CDS encoding PhzF family phenazine biosynthesis protein, producing MTRTRPFRQVDVFGATAFGGNPVAVVLDGEGLDEVGMQRIARWTNLSETTFVLPPTTGDADYRVRIFTPGGELPFAGHPTLGTAHAWLEHGGRPRDEGVVVQECMAGLIEVRRDGQRLAFAAPPTRRSGPIDEPALSRFVNALGIDREQVIGHQWVDNGPGWSALRLADAQQVLDLAPDFSGLPDVMLGVLGTHPPGSERARAGHAYELRAFAPRIDVAEDPVTGSLHASVAQWLVHNGLAPAGGLWTATQGTRLGRSGVVTLEVDEAGAVWVGGATTTVIAGTIEA
- a CDS encoding lipoate--protein ligase family protein codes for the protein MHGEYKVPGGKLVVVDLEVVDGLIREFRLAGDFFVEPDETIGAIERAVDGMSADSDGNGLRTSIQAAIPEGAVLLGFSAEAVATTIRRALSEATSFTDYEWELVVGPPLTPQQQMAADQVLAEEVGLGTRGPTLRIWEWERPAVVIGSFQSVKNEVDMENAAKYGFEVVRRISGGGAMFMEAGSVITYSLYAPAELVQGMSFAESYAFLDEWVIEGLKKLGIEASYQPLNDITSTKGKIGGAAQKRLGAGAVLHHVTMSYDMDGDRMVEVLRIGREKLSDKGVKSANKRVDPLKSQTGMPREQILDALVSTFRGLNGLTEGAITPAEMQRIDELVEQKFGTEEWLYRVP
- a CDS encoding alpha/beta hydrolase, producing MPKFIVERQHRTFTDAQGVVVHFYVWMPGKPRAAVQLAHGVGEHALRYEVLAQELVNAGYAVFADDHRGHGATGVEMTGGDSSRMGRLGPGGLRATIADLRQLSGLIRAELPGVPLVLLGHSWGSLMAQIILNSSADDYDAAVLTGTSYRMPGFMNAGDLNARHAHLGATGAEWLSRDPEVARLFAEDPLTFDADILKLFGPADGLRLYGRPRRLARDLPLLIMVGADDSLSGERGAARLAEEYLRRGGLSDVELIVYDDARHEIFNELNQEEVRADLLRWLGQRVLTPAG
- a CDS encoding TetR/AcrR family transcriptional regulator, with protein sequence MADETPSASSAPSTPGTPTTPSTLTTRDRILIAAAEMVGEDPAARLSVRAVAARAGVSVGSLRHFFPDQRALLDEVLEGMFRLVMPDGDIDDATLPAQERLMAGLRQILDRAGVAESARELWRTTLRAYVEEAPPASTVESYLALESAARRRIEGWLATLSEEGALVDGDREAQARFLSSVVNGLSVERALPMDAAAAAAEATTLRLAVSAVVRERQTGRDERGTPR
- a CDS encoding bifunctional alpha/beta hydrolase/OsmC family protein — encoded protein: MTFTTERVEFTGSQGDRLAARLELPIGTPRAYALFAHCFTCGKDAVAASRIARALTTEGIAVLRFDFTGLGQSGGDFANSTFSSNIDDLLSAADFLRDEHRAPSILIGHSLGGAAVLAAASRIAEVSAVVTIGAPADPQHVVHLLGDDVTAIERDGEAEVDLGGRPFRIRRQFLHDLEQQPQLDRIAALDAALLVMHSPVDDTVAIDDARVIFEAARHPKSFVALDGADHLLTDRADAEYAAGIIGAWVGRYAGLPAPADTARDAAPALPEGHVRVAEVAPDGFAQTVTAGGHLFAADEPHPIGTDSGANPYELLLAGLGACTSMTIRMYANRKKWPLEHVSVDLSHSRTHANDCERCDESTQALEHIDRTITLVGELTDEQRAAILVIADKCPVHRTLHAGVVVSTRLGGS
- a CDS encoding PPOX class F420-dependent oxidoreductase encodes the protein MTEHAPTPAATAPTDAQWSALGDADFVLLSTFRRSGVRVPTTVWVVRDGDALLVTTPPASGKVKRLRNDPRVQLTVCGRMGAVAPDAPTVDARAEIAGEDSAFPHAVDAFRAKYGTEFDAIIAMERRHAESRLAPGETLADRLILRITRPSDAA